The Desulfosoma sp. DNA window ACCCCGTCCCCTACTCGATGGAATGACAGCACATTTTGTCAACAGAATAGAGGCTTCCTGAGCGCACAAAAAAGGATGAGGCGGCATGTTACGATCGGGAACGGTGGTGCTCGTGGGCTGTCGCGATGATGAGGCGGCGTTGCTCAAGGACATGATCGGGCAGTTGGATACGGGGCTGGTCGTTCGTGCTCTAGGTTCGTTGGACGAGCAGCAGGTGCGTGGCAGTCCGGATGTGCGCCTGGTGATTGTTCGGGTGGGAGAGCGCGACAGCCGGCCGGATGTGGCGTTGCAAAAGCTTCGCAACGTGGTGGGGCGTTCCGTGCCTGTGATGGCCCTGGTGCCTCAGGGGAAAGGCCAGAGGGTTCGAGACATCCTTCGTGCCGGCGCCGATGACTACTGGATTCTGCCTTTGGACGAAAATGCCTTGCCCATACGAGTTCAAGTGCTGTTGGAATGGGGGCATCGCATCAGGGAAACCATGCGCACCACAAGTCATAGCCATGAAGGGCTGTGGCAACGTTTTCGCCACCGAATTCGTGCCGTTTTTGAATGGATTTTTGGATCGCGGTCTCTCTCGAACGAAATGCTGGAAAAAGGATCGGTGGATACAGCGCGTTTTCTTGATCGTTGGGAAAAGATAAGACGCCTAGGGTTTGGCAGTTTCGGTGAAGTGTGGCTGCTTCGAGAAAAAGACGGTCACAATTTGGCTGTGGCCAAGATTCCTCACGAAGAAAAACTGAACCGCAAATTCCTTGTGGAAGCGGCCATTCTTGGGCGTCTCAAGGAACATCCCAACGCCGTAGCACTGTTGGATGTGGTGAAATCCGGTGGAAAGGTCGTTCTTATTCAGGAGTATGTTTCCGGCAAATCTTTACAAGAGCTTCTGGATGAAGGTTTGGACGCCGTGGGCAAGGAAAAATATTTCTTGCAGCTTTTAGACGTGGTGACCTATGCTCACCGCCATCACATCATGCATCGAGACATTAAACCGGAGAATATTCTTA harbors:
- a CDS encoding protein kinase, which encodes MLRSGTVVLVGCRDDEAALLKDMIGQLDTGLVVRALGSLDEQQVRGSPDVRLVIVRVGERDSRPDVALQKLRNVVGRSVPVMALVPQGKGQRVRDILRAGADDYWILPLDENALPIRVQVLLEWGHRIRETMRTTSHSHEGLWQRFRHRIRAVFEWIFGSRSLSNEMLEKGSVDTARFLDRWEKIRRLGFGSFGEVWLLREKDGHNLAVAKIPHEEKLNRKFLVEAAILGRLKEHPNAVALLDVVKSGGKVVLIQEYVSGKSLQELLDEGLDAVGKEKYFLQLLDVVTYAHRHHIMHRDIKPENILITPEGVLKLLDFGTAKDVTRRSISSTVIGSRPYMAPEQIMGRSRLASDVWALGVILYALTTEFLPFYSENEKELMDLILESPPQPLRELVPDIPEDLERIILRCLEKDWKNRYHNAGILQKALLEAFPDFGSGHTLP